One genomic region from Pyrobaculum islandicum DSM 4184 encodes:
- a CDS encoding 2,5-diamino-6-(ribosylamino)-4(3H)-pyrimidinone 5'-phosphate reductase: MRPYVYLVAATTIDGRIASYTGYSRLSCPYDLKRLHSIRASVDAIIVGANTAIVDNPRLTVRYVEGKNPMRVLIDGALRAPLTLRIFDSSAPTVVFTTHKAPQDKIHELQKRGVKIYITEGETVDPAYVLDTLYKQGVRKVLLEGGGRTNWEFLSKCLVDEIILTVTPYVFGRGVSLVEGAGFATTEDTPFALTLHSIKLCECGQEVVLKYHVSCKH, from the coding sequence ATGAGACCATACGTCTATCTAGTTGCCGCAACTACGATAGACGGTAGGATAGCTAGTTATACAGGATATTCACGTTTGTCATGTCCATACGATTTAAAAAGACTTCATTCGATAAGGGCTAGTGTAGACGCAATAATAGTGGGGGCAAATACCGCCATTGTAGACAACCCTAGGCTAACAGTGAGGTATGTCGAGGGAAAAAACCCGATGCGTGTATTGATAGACGGGGCGCTTCGCGCCCCCCTCACGCTCCGTATATTCGACTCCTCGGCGCCGACTGTTGTATTTACTACACATAAAGCGCCGCAAGACAAGATACATGAGCTGCAAAAACGTGGTGTGAAGATCTATATAACGGAAGGCGAAACAGTCGACCCCGCTTATGTGTTAGATACGTTATATAAACAGGGAGTGAGGAAAGTGTTACTAGAGGGGGGCGGCAGGACGAATTGGGAATTTCTCTCCAAGTGTCTTGTCGATGAAATAATTCTAACTGTAACGCCATATGTATTTGGAAGAGGGGTCTCCCTAGTAGAGGGGGCCGGATTTGCCACTACTGAAGATACGCCGTTTGCTCTTACGCTACATTCTATAAAGCTTTGTGAATGCGGCCAAGAGGTAGTGTTGAAATACCACGTATCTTGTAAACATTAG
- a CDS encoding 3,4-dihydroxy-2-butanone-4-phosphate synthase, with amino-acid sequence MPIEEAIKALREGRIVMIYDGDERENEVDFVIRGDAITPSLVRWLRKNAGGLLCFVTTEKVGRTLGLEFLSEYYGRRGYVTKAPYGDNPAFMGYVNHIKTKTGVRDADKALTIRELARIVELALRDPDAAYEEFRKNFYLPGHVPILGGRVGTRWGHTELALILANAAGIPPALAIIEALGDYQEAMPLEEAKELASILGIPLVTSREIRPLA; translated from the coding sequence ATGCCAATTGAGGAGGCCATTAAGGCTTTAAGAGAGGGACGCATAGTTATGATATACGACGGAGATGAGAGAGAAAACGAAGTAGATTTTGTCATACGTGGCGACGCTATAACTCCGTCGTTAGTGCGATGGTTGCGTAAAAACGCCGGGGGACTGCTGTGTTTTGTTACTACTGAAAAAGTGGGGAGAACCCTAGGCTTAGAATTCCTAAGCGAATATTACGGAAGAAGAGGCTATGTTACTAAGGCGCCATATGGCGATAATCCAGCGTTTATGGGATATGTAAATCACATCAAGACTAAAACTGGCGTAAGAGATGCAGATAAGGCGTTGACTATAAGAGAGCTAGCCAGAATTGTAGAGCTAGCTCTTAGAGACCCCGATGCGGCTTATGAAGAGTTTAGAAAGAACTTCTACCTTCCCGGCCATGTGCCGATTCTCGGCGGCAGAGTTGGAACAAGATGGGGGCATACAGAGCTTGCGCTTATATTAGCCAACGCGGCCGGGATACCTCCGGCTTTGGCTATAATAGAGGCGTTAGGCGATTATCAAGAAGCTATGCCACTAGAAGAGGCTAAAGAGTTGGCATCTATACTGGGGATACCTCTTGTCACAAGTAGGGAAATTAGACCTTTAGCTTAA
- a CDS encoding YkgJ family cysteine cluster protein — protein MWEDASWFEVKFRCIKCGICCIGTEMELLVEDILRITSKGYKLEDFAEERDGVYRLKNVNGHCVFYDPDTKMCKIYDIRPIGCRLYPLIFDGEKVDIDRTCPVWYTVSKSEVKRLAPYVIEFVKETKLTKIKLRLRRHFKP, from the coding sequence ATGTGGGAAGACGCCAGTTGGTTTGAGGTAAAATTTCGCTGTATTAAATGTGGCATCTGTTGTATAGGTACTGAAATGGAGCTCCTTGTCGAAGATATACTGCGGATAACATCAAAGGGCTATAAGTTAGAGGATTTTGCAGAGGAGCGCGACGGCGTATATAGGCTGAAAAACGTGAATGGCCACTGTGTATTCTACGACCCAGACACCAAGATGTGTAAGATATACGACATAAGGCCCATCGGCTGTCGTTTATATCCACTTATTTTCGACGGAGAGAAAGTAGATATAGATAGGACATGTCCAGTTTGGTATACAGTTTCAAAAAGTGAGGTTAAACGTTTAGCTCCATATGTTATCGAGTTTGTTAAGGAGACTAAATTAACAAAGATAAAGCTTAGACTTCGTAGACACTTTAAGCCATAA
- a CDS encoding geranylgeranyl reductase family protein, translating to MYDVIIVGAGPAGSTAALMARRLGLKTLVIDRAQPPREKPCGGGLTPRTWKLLERLGIEYPVYGSCKSIETRAAGYRHVLKKEPILITRRPDFDYAILKQSGVDFIKDHILGVREGGVVGRAGEYQGRVIIGADGSTSVVAKSIGVRNFRGEKSHAIAYVTIAKGPTSDICVIDFDAVVNNTGRVGYAWIFPLDQGANIGAGVGWGKWLDLRKLVVEYAEKEGYKPGPVLGHPISLGYIAGLGRRNVILAGEAAGFVDATTGEGIYYAIATGALAAVAAYTALKIYGNEKWTFDIYSELAKPYVEEVKKTRWLSHMARTLGARRWVVKLLGRRLVELYSRVYTGEATYSLTLKPVERRLKL from the coding sequence ATATATGACGTTATAATAGTAGGAGCTGGGCCCGCCGGCTCTACGGCTGCGTTAATGGCAAGAAGACTCGGGCTAAAGACGTTGGTAATAGATAGGGCGCAACCGCCGCGCGAAAAGCCTTGTGGAGGGGGGCTAACGCCACGTACGTGGAAACTATTGGAGAGACTTGGCATAGAGTATCCTGTATATGGCTCTTGTAAAAGTATAGAGACTAGAGCGGCAGGCTATCGCCATGTGTTAAAAAAAGAGCCTATACTTATCACCAGAAGGCCGGACTTCGATTACGCCATACTTAAACAAAGCGGCGTAGATTTTATAAAAGACCATATATTAGGCGTAAGAGAGGGAGGTGTAGTTGGTAGAGCTGGCGAATACCAGGGCAGAGTTATAATAGGCGCCGACGGCTCGACAAGCGTAGTGGCAAAATCTATAGGCGTAAGAAATTTCCGCGGTGAGAAAAGCCACGCCATCGCATATGTGACAATCGCCAAAGGGCCTACTTCCGATATATGTGTGATAGACTTTGACGCCGTGGTAAACAATACTGGGAGAGTTGGCTACGCTTGGATTTTCCCCTTAGACCAAGGCGCTAATATCGGCGCAGGTGTGGGGTGGGGTAAATGGCTAGACCTCAGAAAGTTGGTTGTTGAATATGCAGAGAAAGAAGGCTATAAGCCAGGCCCAGTACTAGGCCACCCAATATCTCTAGGCTACATAGCCGGCTTGGGGAGGCGAAATGTAATACTTGCAGGAGAGGCGGCGGGTTTTGTCGACGCCACAACAGGAGAAGGCATCTATTACGCTATAGCAACTGGAGCCTTGGCAGCAGTAGCGGCATATACTGCGCTTAAGATATATGGCAATGAGAAATGGACTTTTGACATATATAGCGAACTAGCTAAGCCATATGTAGAAGAAGTTAAAAAGACAAGATGGCTTTCACATATGGCGAGAACCCTCGGCGCAAGGAGATGGGTAGTTAAACTATTAGGTAGGCGGTTGGTTGAGTTATATTCGAGAGTGTACACAGGCGAAGCAACCTATAGCCTAACGCTAAAACCTGTGGAAAGACGGCTAAAGCTCTAA
- a CDS encoding nicotinate phosphoribosyltransferase translates to MFHVASPQDISLGRTADVYFLRTVEVLKNAGLSDVRVRAEFHVASLPRGYKWALFTGLKEVLELLKNRKVTVYALPEGTAFYENEPVMVIEGPYLEFAILETAILGILRHYSSISTKAARIKKLAGDKTCLFFGARALHPAVQPMADRAAYIGGCDGVATVLGAEMIGIKPSGTMPHALMIIFRALMGDHTLAWLWFDKTMPQDVPRIILVDTFLDEREEALIAARLLGNRLYGVRLDTPGSRRGNIRRIVEEVRWTLDLHGYKDVKIFVSGGLDESQIAMLRDVADGFGVGTSIAFPPSVDLSMDIVEVEVEGRWVPITKRGKLPGFKQIYKCGSRHVVVRWDEPPPCGEPLLIKWIEDGKLMRGIPSDIEIREYVLRQLKELEL, encoded by the coding sequence ATGTTTCATGTAGCTTCTCCTCAAGACATTTCGTTGGGTAGGACTGCAGATGTATATTTTCTCAGGACAGTTGAAGTTTTAAAAAACGCCGGTCTTTCTGACGTAAGAGTAAGAGCCGAGTTTCACGTAGCGTCTCTCCCAAGGGGGTATAAATGGGCGTTGTTTACTGGCTTAAAGGAGGTTCTAGAGTTGTTAAAAAATAGAAAGGTCACTGTATACGCTCTGCCGGAGGGGACGGCCTTTTATGAAAACGAGCCTGTAATGGTAATAGAGGGCCCATATTTAGAGTTTGCAATATTAGAGACGGCAATTTTAGGAATTTTACGTCATTACTCAAGTATATCTACTAAAGCTGCGCGTATTAAGAAATTAGCTGGCGATAAAACATGTCTTTTCTTTGGCGCCAGAGCTTTGCATCCAGCTGTTCAACCTATGGCCGACCGAGCCGCCTATATAGGCGGTTGCGACGGCGTGGCTACAGTACTAGGGGCTGAAATGATTGGAATCAAACCGTCGGGCACAATGCCCCACGCCCTAATGATAATCTTTAGGGCGTTGATGGGAGATCACACACTTGCTTGGCTATGGTTTGATAAGACAATGCCTCAAGACGTACCCCGTATTATACTTGTAGACACGTTTTTAGACGAGAGAGAGGAGGCCTTGATAGCCGCTAGGTTGTTGGGAAACCGGCTCTATGGCGTTAGGTTAGACACGCCGGGTAGCAGACGTGGGAACATAAGGCGTATTGTAGAGGAGGTGAGGTGGACTCTAGACCTACATGGGTATAAAGATGTCAAGATTTTCGTCAGCGGAGGGTTAGACGAGTCTCAGATAGCGATGTTAAGAGATGTAGCTGATGGATTTGGTGTCGGCACATCAATCGCCTTTCCGCCTTCTGTAGACTTATCTATGGATATTGTGGAGGTTGAGGTAGAGGGGAGGTGGGTTCCAATTACCAAAAGGGGCAAACTCCCTGGTTTTAAGCAGATATATAAGTGTGGGTCTAGACATGTAGTTGTGCGGTGGGATGAGCCGCCGCCATGTGGAGAACCTCTATTAATTAAGTGGATAGAAGATGGAAAACTTATGAGAGGTATCCCCAGCGATATAGAGATTAGGGAGTATGTGTTGAGACAGTTGAAAGAATTAGAGCTTTAG
- a CDS encoding ATP-dependent DNA helicase, which translates to MELFPYEEFRPYQREIYEKTYTTLLTGGTLLINAPTGLGKTAAVISAAAKYILETGGVVHYTVRTRTELEPPVRELANIMRRGVELDYVVIKSRQDMCCYQQLKKLDYLEFLAECNLLKSMDKCVYYPPRDVSIPLKNVSAYIKFLCTAYSCPYEYAKARLNRAKLIISTYYYILGREHIDLKDRAVIIDEAHSIFDAVIHLYTVKVSETDVKSAYREAKKYGFLEEASKIYALLTFIRKMSGVVDLGDLLGIVEDLDLENAIWEIIKKKTDEKINPYTPLILLRELKNALKSRIKYFSEIRGEDATKVLVLQPLDPTSLVKEKLKEAKSVIYISGTLPISLFSTTLGLIKYSHIDISFSEYIPRQNYLSIVDLGVTTKFTERSEDMYVKIAQRIADIINISPGGVLAVFPSYEVLKGVRKYLSISIPHWYEGSQEVDLHNLPDRFFIGAVARGRYAEGVEYVRDGKNLLSTVAVVGVPYPEPSPYLEKRVESLRPRLGEKAWNSVYLYYAIIAVRQAIGRLFRGPGDRGVLIFLDRRYAEPDIWSSLSDILSGSLIVNELGEAKENIIHFFTSVLKVAK; encoded by the coding sequence GTGGAGCTTTTTCCATATGAGGAATTTAGGCCTTACCAACGTGAGATCTATGAGAAAACATACACTACCTTACTTACTGGGGGGACTCTTTTAATTAATGCACCTACAGGTCTTGGCAAAACAGCCGCAGTTATAAGCGCCGCGGCGAAATATATCTTAGAAACCGGCGGCGTAGTACACTATACAGTTAGAACAAGGACAGAGCTAGAGCCCCCCGTGAGAGAGTTGGCAAATATAATGAGGCGGGGAGTGGAGTTAGACTATGTAGTTATCAAGAGTAGACAAGACATGTGTTGTTACCAACAACTGAAGAAGCTCGACTACTTAGAGTTTCTGGCAGAGTGTAATCTCCTCAAAAGTATGGACAAATGTGTATACTATCCGCCAAGAGATGTAAGCATTCCCTTAAAAAACGTCTCGGCCTACATAAAGTTTCTCTGTACTGCATATAGTTGTCCTTATGAATATGCAAAAGCTAGGCTAAATCGTGCAAAACTCATAATTTCTACCTATTACTATATACTGGGACGAGAACATATAGATCTAAAAGATAGAGCTGTAATAATAGATGAGGCACACTCTATATTTGATGCAGTAATACATTTATATACAGTTAAAGTATCGGAAACAGATGTTAAATCCGCATATAGAGAGGCGAAAAAATACGGCTTTTTAGAAGAAGCTAGCAAAATATATGCCTTACTCACATTTATTAGAAAAATGTCGGGCGTTGTAGATTTAGGAGATCTCCTAGGCATCGTCGAAGATTTAGACCTAGAAAACGCCATATGGGAAATTATAAAGAAGAAAACAGATGAGAAGATAAATCCATATACGCCGTTGATACTACTTAGAGAGTTAAAAAATGCGTTGAAAAGCAGAATAAAATACTTCTCTGAGATACGCGGCGAAGATGCCACAAAAGTTTTAGTTCTCCAACCGCTTGACCCCACGTCGTTAGTAAAAGAAAAGCTAAAAGAGGCAAAAAGCGTTATTTACATAAGTGGGACATTGCCGATATCGCTTTTTTCTACAACTCTAGGTCTGATAAAATACAGCCATATAGATATATCATTTAGTGAGTATATCCCACGTCAAAACTATCTATCGATAGTAGATTTGGGCGTTACGACAAAATTTACAGAAAGGAGCGAGGATATGTACGTCAAAATAGCGCAGAGAATAGCCGATATAATCAACATATCTCCCGGAGGGGTCTTGGCGGTGTTTCCTTCATATGAGGTATTAAAAGGCGTTAGGAAGTACCTGAGTATTTCAATACCACATTGGTACGAGGGGAGCCAGGAGGTGGATTTACATAATCTCCCAGATAGATTTTTCATAGGGGCAGTGGCCAGAGGTAGATATGCAGAAGGCGTTGAGTATGTACGAGACGGAAAGAACCTCCTCAGTACAGTAGCAGTAGTCGGAGTACCATATCCTGAGCCGTCGCCATATTTAGAAAAAAGAGTAGAGTCATTAAGGCCACGTCTGGGAGAAAAAGCGTGGAACTCTGTGTACCTCTATTATGCAATTATCGCCGTTAGACAAGCAATAGGCCGGCTATTTAGAGGACCTGGAGATAGAGGCGTATTGATATTTTTAGATAGACGCTATGCCGAACCAGACATATGGAGTAGTCTTTCAGATATATTAAGCGGTTCTCTAATAGTAAACGAGCTAGGCGAGGCCAAAGAGAATATTATACACTTCTTCACCTCCGTGTTAAAAGTCGCCAAATAG